The genomic window agctcgtggtacgaagtaaacctgttggactttaacctggtgttgtgagacttcttactgtgcccacccagttaagctggcatctccacatcagacttttgaatggatctatgtcgcattaagttgatctttctccacaccctagctatgactgtaacactacattctacaccctctcctttccttctctatgaacggtatgctttgtctgtatagtgcgcaagaaacaatgcttttcactgcatgttaatacatgtgacaataataaatcaaatcaaatcactgcctGGGACTTGACGGCAAGGCGTTCCTGAGCAGAACAGACATGACCTCAGTATCTGACTCCCAAAATTAAAAAACTTAAGCTCTCTCCTGGAAGCAGCAGTGGAGAAACGGGAACAATCAAATCACTTTATTTACATGAATAAACCCTCAAGTGTTCGGCATTCAGAAGAGGGAGAACAAaagggcgagacagagagagagagaaaccaaacGGCGCTGGTCTTGTTTCAGCAAGTACTTTGTACCAGGCAGTTGCAGAGAGCCTGTCAAGATCTTCAGTGAATTTTGCCGCGCGTTGCCAGAAGGATCCGGAGAGGAACCCCAATAGCAACCTCCAGCTGAGCCAGCTGCCTCTGGGTAAGGCAATGGCCCAGGTCGCCCACACTCTGGATGCCAAGAGTCCACGTGCCTCTGGGTCAGATCTTCACCACCTGGGCAGCCGGGCAGGGGGTCTGTCGCTGCGcctcctcactcccctctctccgtATAAACAGCCGCCCGTAGGTCCCACCAACCTGTCCCTTGGTTAACCTGCCGGGGTTGATGCAGATGCAGCCCAGGacatcctgatgttggggaaaaaAGCACAAGGTGGACCACAAGAGATTGACACGAGTGCGTTCTCAGCCAgcacctccctccagcccagcacATCAACGCAACCCGTGGATGGCATTCCTTTCACCCCTCCCAGACCACCGAGCTAGGGTAAACTCAGAATAAATCCCCTGGCAAAGTGCCAAGCGATGATTCTTGGAGCAGAGAACAAGTCTCTTCCCAGGATGATCCGACCCACGACGCTGCTGTACCTTTCAGGTTGCCCCCGACACTGACGCCTGTTAACATTCAAATAGGTCTACGCGTGTGGAAGCAAGGTTAAAGCAGCCAGTTTCCATATCAACCTCCATGCCACCAGGGGGCAGGacccagggagtgccgcactgtcagagggtcagtgctgagcgagtgccgcactgtcagagggtcagcgctgagggagtgccgcactgtcagagggtcagtgctgagggagtgctgcactgtggtagggtcagtactgagggagtgccgcactgtcagagagtcagtgctgagggagtgccacactgtcagagggtcagtgctgagggagcgctgcactgtcagagggtcagtgctgagggagtgccgcactgtgggagggtcagtgctgagggagtgctgcactgtcagagggtcagtgctgagggagcgccacactgtcagagggtcagtgctgagggagtgctgcactgtcagagggtcagtgctgagggagtgctgcactgtgggagggtcagtgctgagggagcgccgaattgtgggagggtcagtgctgagggagcgccgaattgtgggagggtcagtgctgagggagtgccgcactgtcagagggtcagtgctgagggagtgccgcactgtgggagggtcagtgctgagggagtgccgcactgtcagagggtcagtgctgagggagcgtcgcactgtcagagggtcagtgctgagggagtgccgcattgtgggagggtcagtgctgagggagtgccgcactgtcagagggtcagtgctgagggagtgccgcactgtcagagggtcagtgctgagggagcgtcgcactgtcagagggtcagtgctgagggagtgccgcactgtgggagggtcagtgctgagggagtgccgcactgtcagaggggtgcAGCAGTGTCAAGGGCTCACTATGTGGTCAAAGGGATAATATATCAAATTAAACATTCAGCCAGAGGTCCTGCATGCCCTGTCGGACAGAATAGGAGCTACAGCCACTATTTGAAACAGAGTCGGGGTTGGGGGTGTTTCTCCTGTGGGACCATTGCATCCAAACTTACAGCTGAGACTTCTATATTACAGAAGTGACCACACGACCAGAGGGTATCTAATGTGTTGTGAAGTGGTTTGAGTATCCTGGGGTGGCGAAAGGCACCTGAGAAACACAATGTTCTTTGTTGTGGGCGGGGGTCCCAGGGCACGAGGGTCTGATGCGGTGTGGCCAATCTGGCCTGTGTCATTGCCCAGTGCTCTGGAACAGGCACGGCCAGGGAGCTGCTGCTTTAATGGGCTGTAAACTCAGCTGGCAGGGTGAGGGTCAAATGCACTGAGGGACTTCCAAACCGATCGAAAGGCCCCTCTCCCACATCGGAACCACAATGGCTCCTACTGCAGCTGTACAACACCctttgtgtcatagaatcatcaccgaatcccccccccacagtgcagaaggaggccattcagcccatcgagcctgcactgacaatgatcccacccaggccctatccccataatcccaccatatttacccggctaatcccctgacactaaggggcaatttagcacggccaatccacccaacctgcacatctttggacactattgtctgtgtgggattATTTAAAGGGCACTCCCCTGCTGTGAACCCTCGTCTGCTGGGAACTTGTTAGAATTGACAGGGTCTTGTCACATACGGCCAGTCAGCAGACAGGAGGATGTCAGGTTGGCTTTGAGCTGAGGGAAAAGCGGCAGCATTGAGCTAGCTGTACCTCCCTCCTACTTTCAGTCGAGTTGTGCTATAAAGATGAAATCGCAGCAACAGCCGGCATGGTCATTACCGGGTTGACAGCAGTCACTCGCTGATAATTAACGCTTACTCAGGCAGCTTTAGCTCACCTTAATGAAATACCGCAGCTCAGAGGGCACGATTAAAATATCAGGAGTAACGGGAGTCTGTGCATACAGCTGGAAACACTCGTGATCAATGTTCATCTCCTCCGCAGGTGGGTAGAGGGGATAGTAACTGAGGAGGGGGGAAATCAGAAGAAAATTTCATTAGTCAGACATCCAACATCCTTCAGAAAACACAAAGTAAATGTCCCGGCCCACCCTTTCCTCTGGACTTCCCCTTGTTCAttagtattcccagcctctgacctgagtattttatggtgtggagatgccggcgttggactggggtaaacacagtaagaagtttaacaacaccaggttaaagtccaacaggtttatttggtagcaaaagccacacaagctttcggagctgcaagccccttcttcacctgaagaaggggcttgcagctccgaaagcttgtgtggcttttgctaccaaataaacctgttggactttaacctggtgttgttcaacttcttactgaGTATTTTACCCAGCCCCTTTtcccaaccctatccctgtaaccacacgcatttaccatggctaatccatctaacctaaacagcccgggacactaagggacaatttagcacagccaatccacctaacgtagacacagtgtttatgtggctgggtccagttcagtttttggtcaatactaaccccaggatgttgatagtggggggattcagtgatggcaatgcctttGAATATCAAGGGTCAATTGTTAGGTTAGATCATTGTTGGCACCTGTGAcgagaatgttacttgctacttgtcaggccaaacctggatattgtccagtcttgctgcttttgaacatagaaccatagaaaattacagctcagaaacaggccttttggcccttctgtctgtgccgaaccattttttgccgagtcccactgacctgcacttggaccatatccctccacacccctctcatccatgaacccgtccaagtttttcttaaatgttaaaagtgaccccgcatttaccactttatccggcagctcattccacactcccaccactcactgcgtgaagaagccccccccctaatattcccttcaaacttttctcctttcacccttaacccatgccctctgggtttttttctccccgagcctcaggggaaaaagcctgcttgcattcactatctatacccatcaaaatcttatacacctctatcaaatctcccctcaatcttctacgctccagggaataaagtcccaacctattcaatctctctctgtaactcagcttctcaagtcccggcaacatccttgtgaaccttctctgcactctttcaatcttatttacatccttcctgtaactaggagaccaaaactgtacacaatactctagattcggcctcaccaatgccttatataaccttaccataacactccaacttttatactcgatactccgatttataaaggccaatgtaccaaaggc from Mustelus asterias unplaced genomic scaffold, sMusAst1.hap1.1 HAP1_SCAFFOLD_4619, whole genome shotgun sequence includes these protein-coding regions:
- the LOC144491169 gene encoding DNA polymerase alpha subunit B-like produces the protein NTVHPSSVCSPPGGSDRFTRILKHILTQRSYYPLYPPAEEMNIDHECFQLYAQTPVTPDILIVPSELRYFIKDVLGCICINPGRLTKGQVGGTYGRLFIRREGSEEAQRQTPCPAAQVVKI